A window of Planifilum fimeticola contains these coding sequences:
- a CDS encoding S41 family peptidase has protein sequence MYIRGRTAAILIVFSVLCSSLLTAAAFGASESIASILPGSVPASNSGDGLEDGLQKLQRAYRMIKQEYIRDVNDQKLIDGAISGMVEALDDPYSVYMDQETAKQFHSTLESSFEGIGAEVTMKNGRVTIVSPFKGSPAEKAGLRPEDQVIKVNGVSLEGMTLNEAVMKIRGPKGTKAKLEVVRPGHSEILHITVTRDEIPIETVDAQMLKGGIGKIEISQFAEDTAKDFADALEKLEGQGMKGLVIDLRGNPGGLLPAVLEIAEDLVPGEKPIMFTEDKRGQRVEYKSKLKEPKPYPIVVLIDKGSASASEILAAALKESGGYTLVGQTTFGKGTVQTAKDFDDGSNLKLTMAKWLTPKGIWIDQKGGTKGIKPDVTAKPPAYARATPPMPDKPLKRDMASTEVRNLQLILDGMGYPPGRTDGYFSEQTELAVKAFQKTRKLPVSGQVDQKTALKLQEEFLKLLRDPESDIQLQVAIDVLKKQMK, from the coding sequence ATGTATATCCGCGGTCGCACAGCGGCGATATTGATCGTCTTTTCCGTGCTGTGCAGCAGCTTGCTCACGGCTGCGGCGTTCGGTGCAAGTGAGTCGATCGCATCGATCCTTCCCGGAAGCGTTCCGGCCTCAAATAGTGGGGACGGTCTGGAGGACGGCCTGCAGAAGCTGCAACGGGCTTACAGGATGATCAAGCAGGAATACATCCGGGATGTGAATGACCAGAAATTGATCGACGGGGCGATCAGCGGGATGGTGGAGGCCCTGGACGATCCCTATTCCGTCTACATGGATCAGGAGACGGCAAAACAGTTTCACTCCACCCTCGAGTCTTCCTTTGAAGGGATCGGGGCGGAGGTGACGATGAAAAACGGACGAGTCACCATCGTGTCCCCCTTCAAAGGATCTCCGGCCGAAAAGGCGGGCCTCCGTCCGGAGGACCAGGTGATCAAAGTGAACGGCGTCAGCCTGGAGGGGATGACCCTCAATGAAGCGGTGATGAAGATCCGCGGTCCCAAGGGAACGAAGGCGAAGCTGGAAGTGGTCCGGCCGGGCCATTCGGAAATTCTGCACATCACGGTGACCAGGGATGAGATTCCGATTGAGACCGTCGATGCGCAGATGCTGAAGGGCGGCATCGGAAAAATAGAGATCAGCCAGTTTGCGGAGGATACGGCCAAGGACTTTGCCGATGCCCTGGAGAAGTTGGAAGGGCAGGGGATGAAAGGGCTGGTCATCGACCTGCGGGGCAATCCCGGCGGCTTGTTGCCGGCGGTGTTGGAAATCGCCGAAGATCTGGTCCCCGGCGAGAAACCCATCATGTTCACCGAGGACAAACGGGGACAGCGGGTGGAGTACAAGTCGAAGCTCAAGGAGCCGAAGCCCTATCCCATCGTCGTGTTGATCGACAAGGGAAGCGCCAGCGCTTCGGAGATTCTGGCCGCTGCCCTGAAGGAGTCGGGGGGATACACCCTCGTCGGCCAGACCACCTTCGGGAAAGGAACGGTGCAGACCGCCAAGGACTTCGACGACGGCAGCAATCTGAAGCTGACGATGGCGAAATGGCTCACGCCGAAGGGCATCTGGATCGACCAAAAAGGGGGAACGAAGGGGATCAAACCCGATGTGACCGCCAAACCCCCGGCCTACGCCCGAGCCACTCCGCCGATGCCGGATAAGCCCCTGAAGCGGGACATGGCATCGACCGAAGTGCGGAATCTGCAGCTGATACTGGACGGCATGGGCTATCCTCCGGGCCGAACCGACGGTTATTTCAGCGAACAGACGGAACTGGCCGTCAAGGCGTTCCAGAAAACCCGCAAACTCCCGGTGTCTGGGCAAGTGGATCAAAAAACCGCGCTGAAGCTGCAGGAAGAGTTTCTGAAACTGTTGCGCGACCCCGAGAGCGACATTCAGCTCCAGGTGGCCATCGATGTGCTGAAGAAACAAATGAAGTGA
- a CDS encoding murein hydrolase activator EnvC family protein — translation MKPQTDFGERSMKQVFTLFLVLCLTLSTVGLAHANEKDKVKQELEKIQDDKSAIKKDLDQLDEEMKKNRDTIRAAEKEMIKIDKEVAEIEKKMEGIKKEEEHYKKLFKTRIRKLYQQGEVGYMVSLLESESFGQFLARFESIRLIAKRDHSLFYNYVRLREEKEKQKKELLKLRKEQEKITAKAEKAYKEMLEDAKKKKGKLSELENLEMIKEAEIRRINLKLIQSNQLSFPYEGGPMSWPSASKRVTSTFGMRSHPVSGGYRMHSGIDIGGSYNTPIYAAASGVVVESRTSVGYGWLIVIYHGNKDGTPLYTWYAHSYPNQVRVRPGDEVKRGQHISGIGSNGMSTGNHLHFEVRIGRNGQAVNPMSYLK, via the coding sequence ATGAAACCGCAAACCGACTTTGGGGAGAGAAGCATGAAGCAGGTTTTCACGCTGTTCCTTGTCCTTTGTCTCACGCTTTCGACGGTGGGCCTGGCGCACGCCAACGAAAAGGACAAAGTGAAACAAGAACTGGAAAAAATTCAGGACGATAAAAGCGCCATCAAGAAGGATCTGGATCAGCTGGACGAGGAGATGAAGAAAAATCGGGACACGATCCGAGCCGCGGAAAAGGAAATGATCAAGATCGACAAAGAAGTGGCCGAGATCGAAAAGAAAATGGAAGGAATAAAGAAGGAGGAGGAACATTACAAGAAGCTCTTCAAAACGCGGATTCGCAAGCTGTACCAGCAGGGCGAAGTCGGTTACATGGTCTCCCTGCTGGAATCCGAATCCTTCGGGCAATTTCTCGCCCGCTTCGAATCGATCCGGCTGATCGCCAAACGGGACCACAGCCTGTTCTACAACTATGTGCGCCTGCGCGAGGAAAAGGAAAAGCAGAAGAAGGAACTGCTGAAACTCCGCAAGGAACAGGAAAAAATTACGGCCAAGGCGGAAAAGGCCTATAAGGAAATGCTCGAAGACGCAAAGAAGAAGAAAGGGAAGCTCTCCGAGCTGGAAAACCTGGAGATGATCAAAGAGGCGGAGATTCGGCGCATCAACTTGAAGCTGATCCAAAGCAACCAGTTGTCTTTCCCCTATGAGGGCGGACCCATGTCATGGCCGTCGGCCAGCAAACGGGTGACTTCCACTTTCGGGATGAGGTCCCATCCGGTGAGCGGAGGATACCGGATGCACTCCGGCATCGACATCGGCGGAAGCTACAACACCCCCATCTACGCCGCCGCCTCCGGCGTAGTGGTGGAAAGCCGTACGAGCGTGGGTTACGGTTGGCTCATCGTTATCTATCACGGAAACAAGGACGGTACTCCCCTGTACACCTGGTATGCCCACAGCTATCCGAATCAGGTGCGCGTCCGGCCGGGGGACGAGGTGAAGCGCGGACAACATATCTCCGGGATCGGGAGCAACGGCATGTCCACGGGAAATCACCTGCATTTCGAAGTGCGGATCGGCAGGAATGGACAAGCGGTCAACCCGATGTCGTATCTCAAATAA
- the uvrB gene encoding excinuclease ABC subunit UvrB, with translation MEQRFRLVSEFEPRGDQPKAIEELARGVLDGKRYQTLLGATGTGKTFTIAHTIARVNKPTLVIAHNKTLAAQLCGELKEFFPHNAVEYFVSYYDYYQPEAYVPQTDTYIEKDASINDEIDKLRHSATSALFERRDVIIVASVSCIYGLGSPEEYRDQVLSLRVGMERERNEILRKLVDIQYTRNDINFVRGTFRVRGDVLEIFPVSRSEQAVRVEFFGDEIERIREIDVLTGEIIGDREHVAIFPASHYVTASDVMARALRDIEAELEARLKELRDQGKLLEAQRLEQRTRYDMEMMREMGFCSGIENYSRHLVGKKPGEPPYTLLDYFPDDYLMIIDESHVTVPQLHAMYNGDRSRKEVLVEHGFRLPSALDNRPLRFEEFEERINQVIFVSATPGPYELEKAPDVVEQIIRPTGLLDPKVHVRPTKGQIDDLIGEIRKRVQRDERVLITTLTKKMAEDLTDYLKEMEIRVRYLHSDIKTIERMQILRDLRLGEFDVLVGINLLREGLDLPEVSLVAILDADKEGFLRAERSLIQTIGRAARNANGEVIMYADTITDSMRKAIDETERRRRIQREYNEKHGITPQTVRKAVREVIEATKVAEEKAPYGKALDVRSMGKKERRNLISQLEKEMKEAARKLEFERAAELRDMIIELKAEGA, from the coding sequence ATGGAGCAGCGCTTTCGTCTGGTGTCCGAATTTGAGCCCCGGGGAGATCAGCCCAAAGCGATTGAGGAGCTCGCCCGCGGGGTGCTCGACGGGAAACGGTACCAGACACTCCTGGGGGCGACGGGAACCGGGAAGACCTTCACCATCGCGCACACGATCGCCCGCGTCAACAAGCCGACCCTGGTGATCGCCCACAACAAGACGCTGGCGGCCCAGCTGTGCGGAGAGTTGAAGGAATTTTTCCCCCACAACGCGGTGGAGTATTTTGTCAGCTACTACGACTATTATCAGCCGGAAGCCTATGTCCCGCAGACGGATACTTACATCGAGAAGGATGCGTCGATCAACGACGAGATCGACAAGCTGCGCCACTCGGCGACCAGCGCTTTGTTCGAGCGGCGGGATGTGATCATCGTCGCCAGCGTGTCCTGCATCTACGGCTTGGGTTCGCCGGAGGAATACCGGGATCAGGTGCTGTCCCTCCGGGTCGGAATGGAACGGGAGCGGAACGAGATCCTGCGCAAACTGGTGGACATCCAGTACACCCGCAACGACATCAACTTTGTCCGGGGAACGTTTCGCGTCCGCGGGGATGTTTTGGAGATCTTCCCCGTCTCCCGGAGCGAGCAGGCGGTCCGGGTGGAGTTTTTCGGCGATGAAATCGAGCGGATCCGGGAGATCGACGTGTTGACGGGAGAGATCATCGGGGATCGGGAACACGTCGCCATCTTTCCCGCCTCCCACTATGTCACCGCTTCCGACGTGATGGCCCGCGCTCTTCGGGACATCGAAGCGGAGCTGGAGGCGCGGCTGAAGGAACTGCGCGATCAGGGCAAGCTGCTGGAGGCGCAGCGTCTGGAGCAGCGGACCCGCTACGACATGGAGATGATGCGGGAGATGGGGTTCTGCTCCGGAATCGAGAACTATTCCCGCCATCTGGTGGGCAAAAAACCGGGAGAACCCCCCTACACCCTGCTGGATTATTTCCCCGATGATTACCTGATGATCATCGACGAGTCCCACGTGACCGTCCCGCAGCTTCACGCGATGTACAACGGGGACCGATCCCGGAAGGAAGTGCTGGTGGAGCACGGCTTCCGCCTGCCCTCGGCCCTGGACAACCGTCCTTTGCGCTTCGAGGAGTTCGAGGAGCGGATCAACCAGGTCATCTTCGTTTCCGCCACTCCCGGGCCCTATGAGTTGGAGAAGGCGCCGGATGTGGTGGAGCAGATCATCCGGCCGACGGGGCTGTTGGATCCCAAGGTGCACGTCCGGCCGACCAAGGGCCAGATCGACGATCTGATCGGCGAAATTCGCAAACGCGTCCAGCGGGACGAACGGGTCCTGATCACCACCCTGACCAAGAAGATGGCGGAGGATCTGACCGATTACCTCAAGGAGATGGAGATCCGCGTCCGTTACCTCCATTCGGACATCAAGACCATCGAGCGGATGCAGATTCTGCGGGATCTCCGGTTGGGCGAATTTGACGTGCTCGTCGGGATCAACCTCCTCCGGGAAGGGTTGGACTTGCCGGAAGTGTCCCTGGTGGCCATTTTGGATGCGGACAAGGAAGGATTTCTCCGGGCCGAGCGCTCCCTCATCCAGACCATCGGCCGGGCCGCCCGCAACGCCAATGGCGAGGTGATCATGTATGCGGACACGATCACCGATTCGATGCGCAAAGCCATCGACGAGACGGAGCGGCGGCGCCGGATCCAGCGGGAGTACAACGAAAAGCACGGCATTACGCCGCAGACCGTCCGCAAGGCGGTGCGCGAGGTGATCGAGGCCACCAAAGTCGCGGAGGAGAAGGCCCCCTACGGAAAAGCTCTGGATGTGCGCAGCATGGGCAAAAAGGAACGCCGAAACCTGATCAGCCAACTCGAAAAGGAAATGAAGGAAGCGGCACGGAAACTGGAGTTCGAGCGGGCCGCCGAGCTCCGGGACATGATTATCGAGCTGAAGGCGGAAGGAGCTTGA
- a CDS encoding cation diffusion facilitator family transporter, protein MHHHHHHGHGHPEAHHQREKNKKGLTIALSITVAIMLLEFFGGLITNSLALLSDAGHMLSDAGSLALSLAAMWFALKPPSPRKTYGFYRFEILAALFNGVTLFIIAGFIVWEAVERLVEPPRVAGGTMVAIAAVGLLANLASAWFLLHKGDVQGNVNLRSAYLHVIGDALGSAGAIVGGLVMLLFSWYWADPLISVLVALLILKSAWGVLNQATHILMEGTPAAIDHEEVGRTLQSIPGVRDVHDLHIWTITSGLDSLSCHLLVEDDCDCQRILQEAIRRIEEKFQIRHTTIQVEKSQLQHAEMEV, encoded by the coding sequence ATGCATCATCACCATCATCACGGGCACGGTCACCCTGAGGCCCATCACCAGCGGGAGAAGAACAAAAAGGGATTGACCATCGCCCTGAGCATCACCGTGGCCATCATGCTCCTGGAATTTTTCGGGGGATTGATCACCAACAGCCTGGCGTTGCTGTCGGATGCGGGCCACATGCTGAGCGACGCCGGATCCCTTGCGCTGAGCCTGGCGGCCATGTGGTTTGCCCTCAAACCCCCATCACCCCGAAAAACGTACGGTTTTTACCGTTTTGAGATTCTCGCCGCCCTTTTCAACGGAGTGACGCTGTTCATCATCGCCGGCTTCATCGTTTGGGAGGCTGTCGAGCGATTGGTGGAACCGCCCCGGGTGGCCGGCGGTACGATGGTGGCCATCGCCGCCGTCGGGCTTTTGGCCAATCTGGCCAGTGCCTGGTTCCTCTTGCACAAGGGGGATGTTCAGGGGAATGTGAACCTCCGGAGCGCATACCTCCATGTGATCGGGGATGCACTGGGATCCGCGGGGGCGATTGTCGGTGGGCTCGTGATGCTTCTGTTTTCCTGGTATTGGGCGGACCCCCTCATCAGCGTCCTGGTGGCGTTGCTGATTCTGAAAAGCGCATGGGGCGTCCTCAACCAGGCCACGCATATCCTGATGGAGGGGACCCCTGCCGCGATCGATCACGAAGAAGTGGGACGGACCCTTCAATCCATCCCGGGGGTACGGGATGTGCACGATTTGCACATCTGGACGATCACTTCCGGGCTGGACTCGCTGAGTTGCCACCTGCTGGTTGAAGACGATTGCGATTGCCAGAGGATCCTTCAGGAAGCGATCCGCCGGATCGAGGAGAAGTTCCAGATCCGGCACACGACGATTCAGGTGGAGAAGTCCCAGCTTCAGCACGCGGAGATGGAGGTGTGA
- a CDS encoding murein hydrolase activator EnvC family protein: MKRTLLTILLAFSLALTTTPLPEGWVSAESKVEKAKKELKEIREKKKDVQEELKDVKKDVDEQKKKLNKLEKDLHGIEKDINKIEKNMKTLEAQLGKREELFKNRIRRMYQRGEMGYMTALLEADSFREFLDKFEALRLLVKQDHTVLEGYFRTKRKYENEKRELTEKQAEQKEKRDDMKKEYDKLVKTMKKHQKELAKLEHDEELKEAEIQRITYLTSNTGNFAYGGGPFVWPANSRRINSPYGPRGGRNHYGIDIDGNLGDPIYAAASGVVKENGPASGYGWVIVIDHGSGLTTVYGHMYSNTVLVSTGQRVSKGQRIASIGNNGRSTGPHLHFEVRKNGSPQNPMNYY, translated from the coding sequence ATGAAACGGACGTTGCTGACCATCCTGCTTGCTTTCAGTTTGGCGCTGACCACCACCCCTTTGCCCGAAGGCTGGGTTTCGGCTGAGAGCAAGGTGGAAAAGGCGAAAAAAGAATTGAAGGAGATTCGCGAGAAGAAAAAGGACGTCCAAGAGGAACTTAAGGATGTGAAAAAGGACGTCGATGAGCAAAAAAAGAAATTGAACAAGCTGGAAAAGGATCTGCACGGCATTGAGAAGGATATCAACAAGATCGAAAAAAATATGAAGACATTGGAGGCGCAGCTCGGCAAGCGGGAGGAGCTCTTTAAAAACCGGATTCGCCGGATGTACCAGCGGGGGGAAATGGGGTACATGACGGCGCTTCTCGAGGCCGATTCCTTCCGGGAGTTCCTCGACAAGTTCGAGGCCCTGCGCCTCCTGGTGAAACAGGATCACACGGTGCTGGAGGGCTATTTCAGAACCAAGAGAAAATACGAGAACGAGAAGCGGGAACTGACGGAGAAGCAGGCGGAACAGAAAGAGAAGCGCGACGATATGAAAAAAGAATACGACAAGCTGGTCAAGACGATGAAGAAGCATCAAAAGGAACTGGCCAAGCTGGAGCACGATGAGGAGCTGAAGGAAGCGGAGATCCAACGCATCACGTACCTCACCTCCAATACGGGCAACTTCGCCTACGGCGGGGGTCCCTTCGTATGGCCCGCCAACAGCCGGAGGATCAACTCCCCCTACGGGCCTCGCGGCGGCAGAAATCACTACGGGATTGACATCGATGGAAACCTGGGCGATCCGATCTACGCCGCTGCTTCCGGAGTCGTCAAGGAAAACGGCCCCGCCAGCGGCTACGGCTGGGTTATTGTCATCGATCACGGCAGCGGCCTGACCACCGTTTACGGCCACATGTACAGCAACACCGTCCTGGTGTCGACCGGCCAGCGCGTCAGCAAGGGACAACGCATCGCCTCCATCGGAAACAACGGACGATCCACCGGTCCCCATCTGCATTTCGAAGTGCGAAAAAACGGCAGCCCGCAAAATCCGATGAACTATTACTGA
- a CDS encoding murein hydrolase activator EnvC family protein, which produces MRRTLHVALSFLLFLFAVLPAAFAETKASDIEEKKKEIKERDKQILQIEREKKLTLEEKRELMKQLNDMKSRLASLNEQVYRTEQKLNKSERRLQELEKRIAEREALLKNRLRFLYQRGEMYYLETLLDSDSFGDFLSRLDLVRKLIRADRRLLDAHKEDHKQAEAEKASIERDLKERKRLAAEAERLHKRLVKEYKQYEKQLADLEKKQEHLEEINERERKEVRRLIAQKMKEAAEKDKQQAEAKDGKFLWPVKGGIITSEYGYRRNPVTGAYKLHEGIDIGAPLGTAIRAVADGKVIESRPASGYGYIVVVDHGGGVSTLYAHVYPQDVTVSIGQSVSRGQVIAAVGNNGQSTGPHLHLEVIKDGRTVDPKPYFR; this is translated from the coding sequence GTGAGGCGGACTCTTCATGTTGCGCTAAGTTTCCTGCTCTTTCTCTTCGCGGTGCTGCCCGCGGCGTTCGCCGAGACGAAGGCGTCGGATATCGAGGAGAAAAAGAAAGAGATCAAGGAGCGGGACAAACAGATCCTCCAAATTGAGAGGGAGAAAAAGCTGACCCTGGAAGAAAAGCGGGAATTGATGAAGCAGTTGAATGACATGAAGAGCCGTCTGGCGTCGTTGAATGAACAGGTGTACCGCACCGAACAGAAGCTGAACAAGAGCGAGAGGCGACTGCAGGAGTTGGAGAAGCGGATTGCGGAACGGGAGGCCCTGTTGAAAAACCGCCTTCGCTTCCTGTATCAGCGGGGGGAGATGTACTATCTGGAAACCCTGCTGGATTCCGATTCCTTCGGGGATTTTTTGTCCCGGCTCGATCTGGTTCGGAAGCTGATCCGGGCGGACCGGAGGCTTCTGGATGCCCACAAGGAGGACCATAAGCAGGCGGAAGCGGAGAAGGCCTCGATCGAACGGGACCTGAAGGAGCGGAAACGGCTGGCGGCGGAGGCCGAGCGGCTACATAAGCGCTTGGTCAAAGAGTACAAGCAGTATGAGAAGCAACTTGCCGACCTGGAAAAGAAGCAGGAGCACCTGGAGGAGATCAACGAGCGGGAGCGGAAGGAAGTCCGCCGGTTGATCGCGCAAAAAATGAAGGAAGCCGCCGAAAAGGACAAACAGCAGGCCGAGGCGAAGGATGGCAAATTTCTCTGGCCGGTGAAGGGGGGAATCATCACCTCCGAATACGGTTATCGGAGGAATCCCGTGACAGGCGCCTACAAGCTGCACGAGGGGATCGACATCGGCGCGCCGCTCGGAACGGCGATCCGAGCCGTGGCGGATGGGAAGGTGATTGAATCCCGTCCCGCCAGCGGTTACGGTTACATCGTGGTCGTCGACCACGGAGGCGGGGTGTCCACCCTTTACGCCCATGTTTATCCCCAGGACGTGACCGTGAGCATCGGCCAGTCCGTCAGCAGGGGACAGGTCATCGCGGCGGTGGGAAACAACGGGCAGTCGACCGGTCCCCACCTTCACCTGGAGGTTATCAAGGATGGCCGTACCGTGGACCCGAAACCCTATTTCCGTTAA
- a CDS encoding undecaprenyl-diphosphate phosphatase: MEFWMEILKFLYLGLLQGFTEPIPVSSSGHLILAQHFLGVAVEGHKQLAFAVLVNFASLLAVLVIYRQDLHRLATRTLRYLKERDPADEGEARFVLYIVLGTIPAAVLGLLFNDLIESWLTGVTVVGITLIITGFALWVIRNLKGRKMDGDLRLGDALIVGFAQALALIPGISRSGATIVAGMLRGMNQETALRYSFMLYIPVSLGGIVLEGDDILHAVTDANTLLLYTIAFIATFVASYFALKWFMNVMRHGNLKVFYIYCFIVGFLVVLFG, encoded by the coding sequence GTGGAGTTTTGGATGGAAATCCTCAAGTTTTTGTATCTCGGATTGTTGCAAGGTTTCACCGAACCCATCCCCGTCTCTTCGAGCGGACACCTGATACTCGCCCAGCACTTCCTGGGCGTCGCCGTCGAGGGGCACAAACAATTGGCTTTCGCCGTTCTGGTCAATTTCGCTTCCCTGTTGGCCGTTCTGGTGATCTACCGGCAGGATTTGCACCGTCTCGCCACCCGAACCCTCCGCTATCTCAAAGAGAGGGACCCCGCCGATGAAGGGGAAGCCCGGTTCGTCCTGTACATCGTGCTGGGTACGATCCCCGCGGCGGTGCTCGGCCTACTGTTCAACGATCTGATCGAATCCTGGCTGACCGGTGTGACCGTCGTCGGGATCACCCTGATCATCACGGGATTCGCTCTGTGGGTGATCCGCAACCTGAAGGGTCGGAAAATGGACGGAGATCTGCGGTTGGGCGACGCCCTCATCGTCGGCTTCGCGCAGGCCCTCGCTCTGATCCCGGGCATCAGCCGTTCCGGAGCCACGATCGTGGCCGGCATGCTGCGGGGGATGAACCAGGAAACGGCCCTCCGCTATTCCTTCATGCTGTACATCCCCGTCAGTCTGGGAGGCATCGTGCTGGAGGGGGATGACATTCTTCATGCGGTCACGGATGCGAATACGCTCCTGCTCTACACCATCGCCTTCATCGCCACCTTTGTCGCCAGCTATTTTGCCCTGAAATGGTTCATGAACGTGATGAGGCACGGCAATCTCAAGGTGTTTTACATCTACTGCTTCATCGTGGGTTTCCTCGTCGTTCTCTTCGGCTGA
- a CDS encoding ArsR/SmtB family transcription factor — protein sequence MFIYKRRSEQVAPQEQVALSPETVEEVSKLFKALADPTRIRILYLLSQGECSVTRVAEMLDLSQSAVSHQLSLLRTLRLVKYRREGHTFYYSCDDDHVIHMLLQTIRHVQHD from the coding sequence ATGTTCATATATAAAAGGAGGAGCGAGCAAGTGGCACCTCAAGAGCAGGTCGCTCTGTCTCCGGAAACGGTGGAGGAAGTCTCGAAGCTGTTCAAAGCCTTGGCCGATCCGACGCGGATTCGGATTCTCTATTTGCTGTCCCAGGGGGAATGCTCGGTGACCCGGGTGGCGGAAATGCTGGATTTGTCCCAGTCCGCCGTTTCCCATCAATTGTCCTTGTTGCGAACTTTGCGGCTCGTGAAATACCGCCGGGAGGGGCACACCTTTTATTACTCCTGCGATGATGATCACGTCATCCATATGCTGCTCCAGACCATCCGGCACGTCCAGCACGACTAG